The DNA sequence AAGTTCGGCGGGCCCGCGAAGAGCGCACCCGAGGTGCGGTTGCGGAGGTCGTACTCCCCGCTGAACGCGGTCTCGGCGCCGAACGACCCCAGGCTCTCGCCCGCGACGTACAAGCGCGGCCGGTCGTCGGCGGGAAGTTTCGACCACACGTCGTAGACCGCGTCGAAGAGCTCGCGGCCCGCCTCGCGGGCCTTGGACTGGTCGACGAGGTACGACATCCACGACGGCAGGTACGAGTACTGGAGCGCCACGGTCGCGCAGTCGCCGCCGACGAGGTACTCGAAGCTGTCCACCGCGGCGGGGTCGACCCAGCCGCTGCCGGTCGTCGTCGTGACGAGGAGGGCGCGGCGCTCGAAGCCGCCGGCGCGCCGCAGGTCGGCGACGGCGCGCGCGGCCCTGGCCTCCGTGTCGTCCGCCGTCTGGAGCCCCGCGTACGCGCGGACGGGCGGTTTCGCCCGGCGGCCGGTGAACCGCGCGATCTCGTCCGGCCCGGCGCCGCCGGAGACGAAGGTGCGGCCGTTCCTGCCCAGTGAGTCCCACGGGACGCCGGACCCCGGGCCGCCGGAGCGCAGGGCGGTCGTCGGCCGCCGCACCCCCTCCTCGGTCCGGGTGTCGCGCAGGGAGAAGGCCTGGTTCGCCGCGGCGACGAGGCCGTCGACGAGCACCCCGCTGACGACCAGGACGGACGCGGCGGCCACGAGGATCCCGCCGACGGCCTTCGCCGCCCGTGCGCCGATCCAGCGGAGCAGCAGTCGGGCCACCCGGCGGTGGATCCCGCGGATCCCCCGGGCGGCGAGCAGCAGCAGACAGAAGAGCAGGAGCGCGATCGGCAGCGCCGCGACGGTCTGGAGGAGGCTGTACTCCGTCACGGCGAGCAGTCGGCGGATCCGGTGCTGCCAGTACTGGCCGAGCCCGAACGCGGTGCCGAGCAGGGCGGCCCCGGCGACGGCGAAGACCGGCCAGGACGACCGCCGTACGGGACGCGGCCCGCGGTCGGCGAAGGCCCGCCAGATCCACGCGGCGGTCACCCCGAGCCCGTACCCGATCGCGGCGAGGATCCCGGAGATCACCCCCTGGAGGACGCCGCCGCGGGGGAGGAGGGAGGGGGTGAAGGAGAGGCACACGAGGAGCAGCGCTCCCCAGGCACCGGGGAGGGTGACGTACGGCGCTGACGGCGCGTCCGGTGCCGCCGGTGGCTCCTGGCCCATGGTTGTGGCCGCGTTCCTTCTCAGCCGCCGAGGCGGTCGAGGCGGGCGCGCGTGACCGCGAGGGACGTCGCCGCGGCGGCGAAGCCGAGGACCGCTCCGGCCGCGACGTCGCCGGGGTAGTGCACGCCCGTATGGACGCGGGAGTAGCCGACGGCGGCCGCGAGCGCCCCGAGCGGCACCGCCGCCGCGGGCAGCACGACGCCCACGGCGGTGGCGAACGCGGCAGCCGACGCCGTGTGCCCGGAGGGGAAGGAGGCGGAGCGCGGCATCGGCACGTGCCGGTCCACGACCACGCGGGCCCGCTCCCGGTCGGGCCGTCGGCGGCGGACCATGCGCTTGCCGAACAGGTTCGCCGCCGCCGAGGCCAGCGTCACCGCACCTACTCCGGCAAGGGCCGCGCGCCGGGGACGTCCGGGCACGAGGGCCAGGCCCGCCGCGACGGCGAGCGAGATCTTCGAGTGATCGGCCGCGTGCGAGAGGCGCCGCAGCGCCCGGTCCAGGGTCGGCGTGGGCGTGGCGGCCACGGCGGCGTACAGCGCCCCGTCGATCGCGCGCAGGTCCCTGAGCACGGCCGCCGCGGACGACCGGGCGGCCGCCGCGGTCCTGTGGTCCGACGCGGTGGGCGGGGCGGCGTCCGGGTCAGCCATGGGTCCTCCGTCCAGAGGTCCGATCGGGCCCGCCGACGGCGAGGTCGATGAGCCGCCGCCAGTTCACGGGCGGCGCGGGGACCACGGTGCCCGGGCGGTCGCGCGGCACCAGGACCCGCAGCGCGCGCGGGCGCAGCGTGCACACCACCGGCGTGGGCATCCGCAGCGCCTCGCCGTCCACCGCCACGGGGATCTCGTCCGCGTCGGAGGTCACCTCGACCCGGCGTGCGGTCATGACGGTGAGGCCTGTGGACTGCGAGCCCCGCACGGCCAGGTCAGCGGCCTGGGCGGCGCCCTCCACGCGGATGCCGAGCACTCCCAGCTCACCGCTGTCGAGCCGGGGGCGGCGGCCGCTGGCACCGAGGTCGTCGGGCGAGCCGTAGGGATTGTTGCTGACGAGGAGTGCCTGCTGGGCCGCGAGCGCGACCGTGTCGGCCCGCGCGTCGAGGCGCCGCACCCCGTCGCCGACCAGCAGGTCCGGCATGAGGCTCAGGGCCGTGCCCGCCTTGTCGTCGCGGTACTCGGGCCGTTGCACGACGTCCGCGTACACCCCGAAGGAGACCGTGTTGACGAAGGCCCGGCCCGCGACGTCGCCGAGGTCGACCCGGAGTTCCTCGCCGTCGGTCAGGGCGTCCAGGCACCGGGCCGGGTCGGACCTGTCGAGGCCGAGGTCCATGGCGAAGTGGTTGCGGGTGCCCGCCGAGACCACGAGGAACGGCAGGTCGTGCTCGGCGGCGACCGCGGCGACGAGGGCCTGGGTGCCGTCGCCGCCCGCGACGCCGAGCAGGTCCGCGCCGTCGGCCACCGCGCGGCGGGCCAGCTCGGCGACGTCGGCGGGCGCGGACGGGTCGAGCAGGAGCACGTGTGCGCCGAGCTCCCGCGCCCGCTCCGCAAGGCCGAACCGGCCGACCTTTCCGCCCCCGGACCTCGGATTCATGATGAGCACCGGGCGCTGGACCCGGGCCGCGGGGACCGCCCGCCGCGGCCGCGCCGCGACCGATCTGCGCAGCGCCGCCCGGGCGCAGACGAGCGTCGCGCCCCAACACAGGATCAGGACGAGCGCGGCCAGCCACAGGCCGTCGTACGCGAAGTACACCAGGACCGCGACGGGCGCGGCCACCGCGACGAGCGCCCCGAACAGGCGCAGCGCGCCACGGTGCGCGAGGAACCACCACAGCCCCGCGGCACAGACGACGAGGCCGAGGAGCCCGGCCCCGAGGATGAGGAGGCCGCCCGCGCGCAGCGCGAGCACCAGCACGAGCAGGGTGCCGATCGCGGCGAGCACGGCCAGGCGCGCGAGGAGCCGTGCGGCCCCGCCCGCGCCGGAGCCCGTCATCCGCGCCCTGCCCCTGGCCGCTCTCCCATGCCGTGCTCCGCCTCTCCGCCTGGTCCGGTGCACCATCCTGCGCACTCCGCAAGCGCGGAGCACCCCGGCCGGGCCGTGCGGGTGAGTCCTGGCGAAGGGGTCAGTCGGTGCCGCCCGACGTCACCGGGGTGTACAGGACCGACCGCTGCTGCTTGTGGCGCTCTACGCGGCCCTTGGCGACCAGCGACTCAAGGGTGTTCCGCACCACTTGAGGGGTGGGATTGCGACCCGGGTGCTGCGCCAGGAGTTCGTCCCGCAGCTCCTTCGCCGGACGCGGCTCGTCATG is a window from the Streptomyces spectabilis genome containing:
- a CDS encoding alpha/beta hydrolase gives rise to the protein MGQEPPAAPDAPSAPYVTLPGAWGALLLVCLSFTPSLLPRGGVLQGVISGILAAIGYGLGVTAAWIWRAFADRGPRPVRRSSWPVFAVAGAALLGTAFGLGQYWQHRIRRLLAVTEYSLLQTVAALPIALLLFCLLLLAARGIRGIHRRVARLLLRWIGARAAKAVGGILVAAASVLVVSGVLVDGLVAAANQAFSLRDTRTEEGVRRPTTALRSGGPGSGVPWDSLGRNGRTFVSGGAGPDEIARFTGRRAKPPVRAYAGLQTADDTEARAARAVADLRRAGGFERRALLVTTTTGSGWVDPAAVDSFEYLVGGDCATVALQYSYLPSWMSYLVDQSKAREAGRELFDAVYDVWSKLPADDRPRLYVAGESLGSFGAETAFSGEYDLRNRTSGALFAGPPNFNTLFRRFSDDRDSGSPEVQPVYKDGRTVRFTDDAAAGVPPSDAPWEGTRVLYLLHASDPIVWWGPQLTLDQPDWIGEAPGDDVLPSIFWVPFVTFWQVTADLPFATGVPDGHGHRYRAEYVDGWHAVLRPTGVDERDLARLRRIVSQDA
- a CDS encoding diacylglycerol/lipid kinase family protein, with amino-acid sequence MTGSGAGGAARLLARLAVLAAIGTLLVLVLALRAGGLLILGAGLLGLVVCAAGLWWFLAHRGALRLFGALVAVAAPVAVLVYFAYDGLWLAALVLILCWGATLVCARAALRRSVAARPRRAVPAARVQRPVLIMNPRSGGGKVGRFGLAERARELGAHVLLLDPSAPADVAELARRAVADGADLLGVAGGDGTQALVAAVAAEHDLPFLVVSAGTRNHFAMDLGLDRSDPARCLDALTDGEELRVDLGDVAGRAFVNTVSFGVYADVVQRPEYRDDKAGTALSLMPDLLVGDGVRRLDARADTVALAAQQALLVSNNPYGSPDDLGASGRRPRLDSGELGVLGIRVEGAAQAADLAVRGSQSTGLTVMTARRVEVTSDADEIPVAVDGEALRMPTPVVCTLRPRALRVLVPRDRPGTVVPAPPVNWRRLIDLAVGGPDRTSGRRTHG
- a CDS encoding phosphatase PAP2 family protein is translated as MADPDAAPPTASDHRTAAAARSSAAAVLRDLRAIDGALYAAVAATPTPTLDRALRRLSHAADHSKISLAVAAGLALVPGRPRRAALAGVGAVTLASAAANLFGKRMVRRRRPDRERARVVVDRHVPMPRSASFPSGHTASAAAFATAVGVVLPAAAVPLGALAAAVGYSRVHTGVHYPGDVAAGAVLGFAAAATSLAVTRARLDRLGG